In Capsicum annuum cultivar UCD-10X-F1 chromosome 7, UCD10Xv1.1, whole genome shotgun sequence, one genomic interval encodes:
- the LOC107878264 gene encoding cyclin-U1-1, producing the protein MLHEGGSDEFHRRPDPSAVDAANPRVLTILSYVLEKLVARNDQLLMLGRHIVAEDNGLMSNGEGGLKRILGKNFNAFHGVRAPNISIPKYLERLYKYTNCSPSCFVVGYVYIDRLGHKYPDSLLVSLNVHRLLVTSVMVASKMLDDSHYNNEFYARVGGVSNAELNKLELELLFLLDFGVNVSARVFESYCQYLEKEMLSNGPGLKIEKPAINSSTGIVDDATEISVEDTHDTSSPSQLLD; encoded by the exons ATGCTACACGAGGGCGGCAGCGACGAGTTCCACCGCCGGCCAGACCCGAGCGCAGTAGACGCAGCCAACCCTCGGGTCCTAACCATCTTGTCCTACGTGCTTGAAAAGCTCGTAGCACGAAATGACCAGTTACTAATGCTAGGCCGCCATATTGTTGCTGAAGATAATGGGCTCATGAGTAACGGTGAAGGCGGCCTAAAGAGGATACTAGGGAAGAATTTTAATGCATTTCATGGGGTGAGAGCGCCCAACATAAGTATACCAAAGTATTTGGAGAGGTTATACAAGTATACGAATTGTAGCCCTTCTTGTTTTGTGGTGGGGTATGTGTATATTGATAGATTGGGGCATAAGTACCCAGATTCTCTCCTGGTTTCTTTGAATGTGCATAGGTTGCTTGTCACCAGTGTTATGGTTGCTTCCAAAATGCTCGATGATTC ACACTACAACAATGAGTTCTATGCCCGTGTTGGAGGAGTAAGCAATGCAGAATTAAACAAGCTGGAATTAGAACTGCTATTCTTGCTAGATTTTGGAGTTAATGTAAGTGCGCGAGTTTTCGAGAGTTATTGCCAGTATTTGGAGAAGGAAATGTTGAGCAATGGACCAGGCCTCAAGATTGAAAAGCCAGCAATTAATAGCAGTACTGGTATTGTTGATGATGCCACTGAAATTTCAGTAGAAGATACTCATGACACTTCTTCACCATCCCAATTGCTAGACTGA